The Methanorbis furvi region TATCTCAGTATGACTATCATGAACTGGACCGGAAGAGGCGGATTTTTTTTGGCGGCTGAAATTCTGTCGATTTCGGCGAGAACTTTTTCAGGTTCTTCGGGTGAGTAATATCCTTCGAGGAGGATGGTGAGGTAGCCGGTTTCGTTGACACCATAGTCACTGATGTTTCGATCATACTCTGTCACTTTGTTCCAGAGGTGGCTGTTGATATCAGGATCACTGATGGAGTAGCCGGATGCATTGAGCATTGTGCTGTAATTTACTCCGTCCACTCCCGGCCGGAGGAGAATTACGGTCCCCGGGGCGGCGGTTACTTTGCTGATGTTTTCCGACGGCAGTGGCGGTTGCGGGGGGGTATCTGAAGCTCCCGCGAGGAGAATAACTGCGAGTATGGCCGCGACTACAAGAATGATTGCGGTTATTATGAGAAGGTGTGTGTGGGTTTTAGCATTGTACTCAGACATGATGAGCGTTCCGATAGTTTTTGGGTTATCAGTTTTTTTCGATTTCAGATTTGTTGTTCTTTTTGCGAGGCAGATACTCCATAAGACAGTACAAAGACATCGTCGCAACAACGCTGATCATAAATCCGCACGAGAACATGTAGACTGAAAATCCTCCTTTCTCCGGGAGATATTCCATAAGAAGATTGGCGATTTCAATGATAGCAGCAAGGAGAATGAGGATCACGCCCCCGGCAAGAATGTAGGAGAAAGGCGTAAGAGGATTGGTATTCTTTGGTTCACGAGGGTAGAGCTGCGTAATCCAGAGCATGGTGATAAAACCAAGAACAATACCTATGAGATAATACAGATGAGAGAGTTCAGGGCTGGAACCTACAACTGCATGATAGTCGCAGAGGGCGATTCCTACAGAAAAGATGCCAAGAAACAGGAGAGCGGAATAGATGAGTTTTTCATGAGTGGTTAGCATGTGAGATCACCTGAGTAATTTTTAATGAGGCCGGAAATGTGATGATGCAAATCATCAGGCAGGACTACAACCGGGAGGAGGATGTTTTTCTTCATGATATTTTTCCTTAGAGAATGATCCTGAGAAGGAAAAAGTAACAGATGACGACACCTATCCCAAGAAGAAGGAACAGTCTGATCTTTTTTGGCTCGGCATTGTTCTTCCGCATCTGACGGAATGCATATGCATAGAGAGTGACTGTGACTATGATGAGCAGGAAATAGCCAATGACCATGAAGGTGTTCATGATCTTCTACCGAAAAATTTCTGCAACTCACCACAGGCAGCGTTGAACTCAAAGGTTAATCCATTGAATAGCAGACCGAACACGACGCCGAACGTGTAGATGGAATATGTTCCTGTGAAAAACTGCGAGTAGTTTGTCATCAGAATATATCCGAATGCTGCGATGCAGAGAAGAAGGACGGCAAAGAGAAGGAGGCGGAGTATGTTCGCTCTTTTTCCTATGCAGACCGGCTGGTCATCAGCATTTTGTGCCGTGAGAGTTGTCATGCGATACATGGCAGAGGCCGTGAGGATGCCGATAATGATTCCTGCAATGTAGAGGGTCATGCAGAATTCTGAGGTGAGTTCGGTGTGATCTCCATACCATGAAAGTACTCCGCCCAGGATAAAGGAGAGTATGAGAGGGAGGATCACGATGAGTGAGGCGATAAAGCGGTTGTGCATTTTTTTTGTTCCTGATTTTTCAAATTTTTTCAATTCAGATCTGCTGTTCCTCATACAACAGTTCGTTTGGGAGATAGTAGATGATGGCGACTGCGGTAAAGCCTATCGCAAGACCTATGATGTACGATAGTGGGGCGAAGCCGATTTTTTCCGGCATGTAGCTGCTGAGGAGGTATGCAACCCATACTACGATGCCTGCAAAGATGAGGAGAATTGATGTAAGGATTGCGATGCCGGATTTTTTCAGGACTACGTTTTTGGTGTCTTTTGTTTCACGGACATCGAGCAGAAATGCGGCAAACATTACGGCAAAGCCGATGAGAAGACCAAAGCAGTAGGTGAGCAGGGAGAGTTCCGGGCTTGATCCTGCGAAGACTTCGTAACTTCTGAGAGGCGTGGCCATTATGAGGGAGCCGAGGATGAGGATGGCGTAGAGTATCCATTTTGTGCGTTTGCCAAACATTTTTGATATATTGATGGTATTGGAAATGAGCCAATATAATAATTGTGGACAAAGTGTGATACTTTGGGGAGGGGTGCTCTGGTAAAGTGTGAGATTGTGATCAATAACTATATTTGAGGTTATCGGCAATTGTTTTTGTATGCGTCGCTGGATTCTCATTCTCTGTCTTCTTGGTATTTTGCTGAGCGGAACAGGGATGGTGTCCGCAGAGATGGTTGGGAACTATACTATCTGGGATATGGAAATCAGTCCGATGTATGAAGAGATTGTTCCCATAGATGACGGAAAAGAGATCGTCCTTGTTGAAGGATGGGGTTATTTAGAAATCTGGCGACAGATAGTTATTACGGACTTAGTTGCCATTTTTGAGGGAACAGTCCTCGAGTGGCCTCTCATCATTTTCTCTCCGGTTATCTTTGCTCTTCTTGGATTCATTTCTGTATTTATCTACACGTCCCGGAAAAATCAAAAGATCTCCCTGCCTCAGGAAAAAATTCTTGCTTATCTTAACGATAATTCAGGCTCCACCCAGCAGCAGATCATCTCTGCTGTGGGAGCCTCCCGCGGCTCTGTCTGTTATCATCTGCATGCTCTTGAGAAACAAAATAAAATTCATCCGGTGACTCGCAATGGGCGTTCCTTCTATTACACCAGTAAAGACTCGGGCGACATGCTGGAGCAGACAATTCATTATCTTCTCTCGCGGGAAAAGTCCGGGAAATTTTTACAGACACTCTATCTTCATCCGGGAATCACGAGAAAGGAGCTTGCGGGGCAGCTTGGAATAACGCCTGCTACTGTTCGGTGGTATCTGATCCGGTACATGGATGAACGGGTTTGCAGAACGGAAAAGTGCGGGAAGGAGTACTGCTACTCGCTCACGGATGAGGCGAGAGAGATCTGTGAACGGTTTGTGGAGGAGAGTGTTGCGGGAGAAAAAGATCAGGAACGTGATGGGTAATGATGGGAAAAAAATGTGAGTTGATTTTGTTTACAGAATTTTTGCGGAAGAAAAATTCCGCAGAAAAATACTCTCAACTCTCCTGCTGTTCGTCATGAGGTAAGTGCTCGGGGAGATAGTACACGATTAACACTGCGATAAATCCGATCAAAAAACCAATTGAGTACGCAGATGTGGAAACCATGACTTTCTCAGGACTATACACGATGAGATAATAGTACAAAAATCCGGCAACAGCCATGATTGCAATCCCAACAACTCCCATGATACCTAAAGAAGTACGTGTTAACGGAAGAAGATCGATATCTTTCGGTTTACGGGGATCTAATAATACTGCTCCAAGCATTGTGGAAAACCCGAGAACAAGACCTACCGGATAGAGCAGAGAGATGAGAGATAGAGTTGATTCTGCTGCTGCTGTGTACTGGGCAACTTCGATACTTATCCAAAAGATACCAAGAATGAATATACCAAAAAGGATACGTTTTATACGATAACTTAGCATGAAACATCACCAGAGTTGTCTGTATCAGACTTCATCTCAACCACAAATACTTCTACAGATATGATGGTATATAATTTTCAGGAACCATCAAGATTGTGGCCAAACACTCATCACATCCACTCCAAAAAGTTCAGGGTTGCCGGACGAAAGACATGACAACAAAACCTATTATCTCATGCTCCCTATTATTTCATATCATGCAGGTGATGGAGTCCGAAGGTAAACCGCAAAAAGCAATGGTAACCATCTCGGTAACTCCGGATGTCAAAGAAACTCTCCGATCTCTGAAGCGGGGAAATGAATCATACAATGATGTTTTAGAGCCTCTTCTCTTCACCGCGGCAGTCCATGAAAAAGGAGACGGGATTGGTGCGGTCTTTCTTGATTCGGTTTATATGAATGATACTCTCAGGAAGCTGAAGAAGCCCATTCCGCTGAAGATCGTGATCGATGAGAATGGCTCCCTTATTCTCGCAAACAATGAGTACTCACTTTTAGTCGTCTGCGACAGTCTGGAGGATGGGCTGGAAGAGGCAAGATGGGAGTTTAATTCTCTCTCCAAAGTATTTCAAAATCCTGAAATTCCTGATGATGCTCCGGCAAAACAGTTTGGAAAGAAGTTGCAGAGTGTTGTTTGGATGTGATCAGATGTCTGTTCTGAAGTGTGATAATGTCAGAAAATCATTAAAGAAGAAAGGATTTCTGACAGAATCAGGAAAACAGAAGCATGTGATCTATACCTTTCATCATAATGGCGTTCCGGCAGCGGTTGCCACTCATATGAGTCACAACAATCAGGAGATATCCGACACTCTGCAAAGTATGATGGCTGAGCAGCTGCATCTTTCCAAAGGAGAGTTTGTGGAGATGATCTCCTGCAAGACCGGACATGCTGAGCTTGCCGCACGATATGCAGCTCTTGGTCTTCTGAGATGAAATTTTTTGGCGGAAAAAATTTCATAACAAATATTTTGATTCTTCACAGAGACGTGAGAAAAAAATTTACATTACAAATATTTTCAAAAAAAATTTGAAATTTGTTTTTCGCGTTTCATCCCGTCGATTATTTCACGCAAGACAAAATATTTTTTTGAAAAAATAATCAGAATAAAAATCGCCATTGGCGATTTTTTTATTCGCGCTATTCGTGCTATTCGCGTTTCTCTCGAAATCAGCTACGCAGTTTCGGCTGCTTCGCGTTCGCACGCCCCTCACGCCGTGCTCGGCTCCTCAGCCAAAACTGACTCGCCGCACGTCACTTCGTTCCGTGCTTAACTCCTCAGTTTTGGCTGAGTCGCAACAGCCTTCGCGATCAGCGAAATGCCTGCCTGCACATCCCTCAGATCCACAACCTCAACCGGCGAATGAATATACCGTGCCGGAACAGAAACCGGAACACTCGGAATACCTCCACGCTCAAAATTGATCGCAGACGCATCCGTATTACCGCCATCCCCTACCTCGACCTGAACCGGAATATCAAACTTCTTACCCGTCTTCACCAGCCACGAAACAACACGCGGATCAGCAATATGACCGCGGCCTGACGCAGAAACCGCCACAACAACAGGACCCTTCCCCATAAACACCGGAGCCTTTCTCCGCTCAATACCCGGAGAATCTCCCGGGATCGTCACATCAGTTGCGATCGCAACATCAGGATTCAGCGAAAACGAACTCGTCTTCGCACCCTTCAGACCAACCTCCTCCTGCACCGTAAACACCGCATAAATCGTATGCTTCGTCTCCATCTCGCGAAGCGCCCCAATCAGCATCGCACAACCCGCACGATTATCAAACGCCTTGCCGGTCACCACAGATCCTGACAACTGAGCAAACTCACGGTCGATCGTCACCGGAGTACCGACAGAAATACCCAGAGCCTCAACCTCTTCAGGACTGGTTGCACCCACATCAATAAACATATCCTCAAAACCAATTGGCTTCTTGCGATCATCCTCGCTCATCACATGCGGCGGCTTTGTGCCGAGAACGCCGCGGACAACTCCCTTCTCGCCGTGCAGAAGAACACGCTGGCTCACCAGAACCGGATTATACCATCCGCCGATACCAACAAACCTGATAAAACCATTATCATCCACAAACTGGACCATCAGACCAATCTCATCCATGTGGGCAGCGAGCATGATCTTAAAATCATCGCCCTTCTTAATTGCGATCAGATTTCCCATCTTATCGGTCGTAACCTCATCAACGTACGCTGCAACCTCATCTCTGATGATCTTTGCAACCGACGACTCAAAGCCTGAAATGCCGTGGGCATTTGAAAGCTTCTGTAATAATGCACTGATTTCTGTAATTTCCATACAACTTCACTCCATAACTTTTGCAATTCTCTCAAGAGCTGTTTTGATATTCTTCTGCGACGTCGCATAACTCATGCGGGCATAACCAACACCTGCACTGCCAAACGCAGTACCGGGCGTGATAATAACTCCCGCATTCACAATTTTCATAACCATTTCTGCATCCATCTTCGGGAACGCATAAAACGCACCGTCAGGTTTGTTCACCGGAATACCGAGGTCCGTAAGTCCTGCGATAAGCAGATTTCTTCTCGCCTCATACTCCTTCTTCATCGCAGCAACCGAGTCCTGCGGCCCTGTATATGCCTCAAGAGCCGCGTACTGGGCGATCGAGGTCGCACACGCAAGCGTATACTGCTGGACTTTGATCACTTCGTGAACGATCTCTTCACTTGCCGCAAGAAAACCGATCCGCCATCCGGTCATTGCATAGGTCTTGCTCGCCGCATTGACCGTCACGACGTTGTCGCCGAAGGTTGCCGCACTCACGAACTTCGTGCTGCCGTAGCAGAACTTTTCGTACACCTCATCGCTGATGACGGTCACATCATAATCAGCTGCCGACTCAACGATTGCACGAATGGTTTCCGGCGTCTCCACCATGCCGGTCGGGTTGGCCGGACTGTTCAGAACAAACACCTTTGCTTTCGGGTCCGACATATGTTCTTTGATGGTCTCAACATCCAGAT contains the following coding sequences:
- a CDS encoding winged helix-turn-helix transcriptional regulator: MRRWILILCLLGILLSGTGMVSAEMVGNYTIWDMEISPMYEEIVPIDDGKEIVLVEGWGYLEIWRQIVITDLVAIFEGTVLEWPLIIFSPVIFALLGFISVFIYTSRKNQKISLPQEKILAYLNDNSGSTQQQIISAVGASRGSVCYHLHALEKQNKIHPVTRNGRSFYYTSKDSGDMLEQTIHYLLSREKSGKFLQTLYLHPGITRKELAGQLGITPATVRWYLIRYMDERVCRTEKCGKEYCYSLTDEAREICERFVEESVAGEKDQERDG
- a CDS encoding M42 family metallopeptidase, with amino-acid sequence MEITEISALLQKLSNAHGISGFESSVAKIIRDEVAAYVDEVTTDKMGNLIAIKKGDDFKIMLAAHMDEIGLMVQFVDDNGFIRFVGIGGWYNPVLVSQRVLLHGEKGVVRGVLGTKPPHVMSEDDRKKPIGFEDMFIDVGATSPEEVEALGISVGTPVTIDREFAQLSGSVVTGKAFDNRAGCAMLIGALREMETKHTIYAVFTVQEEVGLKGAKTSSFSLNPDVAIATDVTIPGDSPGIERRKAPVFMGKGPVVVAVSASGRGHIADPRVVSWLVKTGKKFDIPVQVEVGDGGNTDASAINFERGGIPSVPVSVPARYIHSPVEVVDLRDVQAGISLIAKAVATQPKLRS
- a CDS encoding pyridoxal phosphate-dependent aminotransferase, whose product is MTQFAKRVTAIDISGIRKMFEGAGPDAINMGLGQPDFDTPENIKAAAVAALAGGKTGYTNNAGVDELRAAVAAKLQRENNISCGAGNVVITAGGSGALNIAIQSLIDSGEKVIFNNPGFVSYGALTTLAGGIPDPVALRPDLHLDVETIKEHMSDPKAKVFVLNSPANPTGMVETPETIRAIVESAADYDVTVISDEVYEKFCYGSTKFVSAATFGDNVVTVNAASKTYAMTGWRIGFLAASEEIVHEVIKVQQYTLACATSIAQYAALEAYTGPQDSVAAMKKEYEARRNLLIAGLTDLGIPVNKPDGAFYAFPKMDAEMVMKIVNAGVIITPGTAFGSAGVGYARMSYATSQKNIKTALERIAKVME